One window of the Candidatus Saccharibacteria bacterium genome contains the following:
- a CDS encoding GNAT family N-acetyltransferase, with amino-acid sequence MSELPIRPESTPPKAETGRKDVIVKHLSGNEDLTQAFDVRRTVFHDEQGISEEDDFDGLDIQADHFIAFDGDKPVGTARVRYIDGKAKVERVAVLKPSRGKGVGEEMMRDILDFIAKNGINEVYLDSQTSASRLYEKVGFVKEGEEFEEVGIPHVKMVAKLDEKSS; translated from the coding sequence ATGTCGGAACTTCCAATACGGCCAGAATCGACTCCGCCGAAGGCAGAGACTGGGCGGAAAGATGTAATAGTTAAACACTTATCTGGAAATGAAGATTTGACACAAGCTTTTGATGTTCGACGCACAGTTTTTCACGATGAACAGGGGATCTCTGAAGAAGACGATTTTGATGGCCTAGATATACAGGCAGACCACTTTATTGCTTTCGATGGAGATAAGCCTGTTGGAACGGCACGTGTAAGATATATAGACGGGAAAGCGAAAGTTGAACGGGTTGCCGTTCTAAAGCCGTCTAGGGGTAAAGGTGTTGGCGAGGAGATGATGCGTGATATTTTGGATTTCATTGCCAAAAATGGAATAAATGAAGTTTACCTAGATTCGCAGACAAGTGCATCTCGCCTATATGAGAAAGTAGGGTTTGTTAAAGAGGGCGAAGAATTCGAAGAGGTTGGCATTCCGCATGTCAAAATGGTAGCTAAGCTTGATGAAAAAAGTAGTTAA
- a CDS encoding NUDIX domain-containing protein — protein MKKVVKTASVMILNNHKILLLLRDDRPDLVNPNTWCLIGGYVENKESEKAAAHREAKEETGLSLDRLDYIGTHEYTKGYTTATFLSVVSDLLAKEAKLGDEGQEIRFFSFDELSKVPLSGSIRKYYNDYQEELKSLMETEEPKRF, from the coding sequence ATGAAAAAAGTAGTTAAAACTGCCTCGGTAATGATTTTAAATAACCACAAGATCCTACTCCTTTTAAGAGATGATAGGCCCGATTTGGTTAATCCCAACACCTGGTGTCTAATTGGGGGCTATGTAGAGAACAAGGAAAGCGAAAAGGCTGCCGCACACCGTGAGGCCAAAGAAGAAACAGGACTGAGCTTAGATCGGCTCGACTATATAGGTACTCACGAATATACGAAAGGCTATACTACGGCCACCTTTTTATCAGTTGTTAGTGATTTACTGGCTAAAGAAGCGAAGCTCGGAGATGAGGGTCAAGAAATCCGCTTTTTCAGCTTTGACGAGTTGTCTAAGGTCCCTTTGAGCGGCTCTATAAGAAAGTATTATAATGACTATCAAGAGGAGCTTAAGAGTTTAATGGAGACTGAAGAACCAAAACGGTTCTAA
- a CDS encoding CYTH domain-containing protein: MNTEIEATFLEIDHDKIRRKLKDLNAKLISPEVLTRRTIYDYDDLRLDKKAAWIRIRDNGEKITMGFKQRQTETIEGMKEVEFEVSSYDAARKFMESIGLTVKAVQESKREIWQYGDCEIMLDTWPWIPPYVEVEGPSEEAVKDCSKDLGLNWNQAMFDSTDAIYMKYYNVTRTEISTIPIKFGDLPKSMRAKEIS, translated from the coding sequence ATGAACACCGAGATAGAAGCAACATTTCTTGAAATAGATCATGACAAAATCAGACGTAAACTCAAAGATCTAAACGCAAAGTTGATTAGTCCAGAGGTACTCACGCGGCGTACAATCTACGACTATGATGATTTGCGACTTGATAAAAAAGCAGCATGGATTCGTATTCGGGACAACGGCGAGAAGATCACCATGGGCTTTAAGCAGAGGCAGACAGAAACAATAGAGGGAATGAAAGAAGTCGAGTTTGAGGTGTCTAGCTACGACGCTGCAAGAAAGTTTATGGAGTCGATTGGGCTGACCGTAAAAGCCGTGCAGGAATCTAAGCGAGAAATTTGGCAGTATGGTGATTGCGAAATTATGCTAGATACTTGGCCATGGATTCCTCCATATGTGGAGGTAGAAGGCCCAAGTGAAGAAGCTGTTAAAGATTGCTCTAAGGATCTAGGCCTAAATTGGAACCAAGCTATGTTCGATAGCACAGATGCTATTTACATGAAGTACTACAATGTTACAAGAACCGAGATTTCAACTATTCCAATAAAGTTTGGTGATTTGCCTAAGAGTATGAGGGCCAAAGAAATTTCTTAA
- a CDS encoding DNA-3-methyladenine glycosylase 2 family protein, producing the protein MKKTVNHKAPFDLRNQNSFFGSWPVIDDTDQNYAIAIAFPVEGWQESACVVVSQNQVGELTAEANVVKDSKRAIDQALATLSLDVDDTGWEGVGQADRVIGELQHKYSYLRPVLFHSPYEAAAGFVIGQRISVKQRQAIQQRLAEELGDEIEVEGKKYHAFPQPQKLLEVTEHKGLNETKLERLKGVAQAALDGTLTREHLLGVSPEKVLEKLQALPGIGPFYASGILYRGAGVVDDITDDKLTKYVIKKAYRLDSEPNQKEALQIAEKWKPYRMWCEVLLHVWLRREVGMPKMGER; encoded by the coding sequence ATGAAAAAAACAGTCAATCACAAAGCGCCGTTTGATCTGCGCAATCAAAACAGCTTTTTTGGCAGCTGGCCTGTAATTGACGACACAGATCAAAACTACGCTATTGCAATTGCTTTTCCAGTCGAGGGCTGGCAGGAGTCGGCTTGTGTCGTTGTGTCTCAAAACCAAGTTGGTGAACTGACCGCTGAAGCCAATGTCGTAAAAGATTCAAAACGAGCAATCGACCAAGCCCTAGCCACACTGTCGTTAGATGTTGACGATACAGGTTGGGAGGGGGTCGGGCAGGCAGACAGAGTAATTGGTGAGCTGCAACACAAGTACAGCTATTTACGACCGGTGCTGTTTCACTCGCCATACGAGGCTGCAGCTGGGTTTGTAATCGGGCAACGAATATCCGTTAAGCAGCGCCAAGCAATTCAGCAAAGGTTAGCCGAAGAGCTAGGCGATGAAATCGAAGTTGAGGGTAAGAAATACCACGCGTTTCCGCAACCACAGAAGTTATTGGAGGTAACTGAACACAAGGGTCTAAACGAAACTAAGCTAGAGCGTCTAAAAGGTGTTGCCCAGGCAGCGCTCGATGGTACGTTAACACGCGAACACTTGTTGGGCGTGAGCCCAGAGAAGGTACTCGAAAAGCTACAGGCCTTGCCTGGCATTGGTCCATTTTATGCCAGCGGGATACTTTATCGTGGTGCCGGGGTTGTCGATGATATAACCGACGACAAGTTGACCAAGTATGTTATTAAAAAGGCCTACAGGCTCGATAGCGAACCAAACCAAAAAGAGGCTTTGCAAATTGCCGAAAAGTGGAAGCCATATAGAATGTGGTGCGAAGTTTTATTGCATGTATGGTTGCGCCGCGAAGTTGGCATGCCTAAAATGGGGGAACGATGA
- a CDS encoding DUF2000 domain-containing protein: MKVSNDFKMVIVLDDDLSLGLKTNTAAVLSLTLGSKVEGLIGHDLHDKAGNKHTSLTRIPVPILRCSPEQLKQTYDQAYELDGELLLVDITDAAQTTTNYQDYQQKLELTEPKDLKLLGIALAGSKSLVNKLTGNMGLVR; this comes from the coding sequence ATGAAAGTTTCGAATGATTTTAAAATGGTGATTGTGCTCGACGACGATTTGTCGTTGGGGCTTAAAACCAACACAGCGGCAGTACTATCGCTCACCTTGGGCAGCAAGGTCGAGGGTTTAATTGGGCACGACCTGCACGACAAAGCTGGCAATAAACACACCAGCCTCACCAGGATTCCAGTGCCAATTCTAAGGTGTAGCCCAGAACAGCTAAAACAAACTTACGATCAGGCCTACGAACTAGATGGCGAGCTGCTGTTGGTTGATATTACCGATGCTGCTCAAACCACCACAAATTACCAAGACTACCAGCAAAAACTAGAATTAACTGAGCCGAAAGATCTTAAATTGTTAGGAATTGCATTGGCAGGCTCCAAGAGTCTAGTAAACAAGCTGACCGGCAACATGGGCCTGGTTCGCTAG
- a CDS encoding MGMT family protein has protein sequence MTEFQQAVLSVTRVIPSGKVVSYGQVAAYVGSPGAARQVGWVLRSLEGVDDFPWWRVVNNTGRITIKGNRLNTREIQRELLLSEGVEVGEDMTLDIEHYRYYAKPDQLRGFELKPEHIEQLMSRYQPN, from the coding sequence GTGACCGAATTTCAGCAAGCGGTTTTAAGTGTTACTAGAGTTATCCCAAGCGGCAAGGTGGTTAGTTATGGGCAGGTGGCGGCCTATGTTGGCAGCCCAGGTGCGGCCCGGCAGGTTGGTTGGGTTTTGCGTAGCCTGGAGGGGGTCGATGATTTTCCGTGGTGGCGAGTGGTTAATAATACGGGTCGTATTACCATAAAGGGCAATCGCCTTAATACCCGCGAAATCCAGCGCGAACTGCTGCTAAGTGAAGGGGTTGAGGTGGGCGAAGATATGACGCTAGATATTGAGCACTACCGCTACTATGCTAAACCAGATCAACTCCGGGGCTTTGAGTTAAAGCCCGAACACATCGAGCAGCTCATGAGCCGCTACCAGCCAAACTAG
- a CDS encoding alpha/beta hydrolase, protein MLVEKALQDIANYNGKLGETFYLRDIRLPKVEVSSKLKQEAGRRRFLTNPTTKQRFEARFLNWPDKDSRDIVPVINILPWAAYFAYPAIQYTMRVSGAFYPMPVVLIASLGASRSSKLKQHQHSKIKSDRSFHILADLMLESLKAEGFKKIHLSGYSMGGGVAAALAARAHEYGIEVGLVMLPEPTGLQNLTRADLWHVLTGGDRDDMYGYIDKAGELRFTQNKFRQIGIKLYNNGYLIRRAKAHLSTYPAAIANQNIDKDLFNALDHQPHMRAVVLLARESSVSPYSVSLELRDQIKLKGYSKRCKVVEIVDAHHAVKENNAKFCWLLPYYMVNL, encoded by the coding sequence ATGTTGGTGGAAAAAGCTCTCCAAGATATCGCGAATTACAATGGCAAGTTAGGGGAGACTTTTTATTTACGTGATATCAGGCTACCCAAAGTTGAAGTTAGCTCTAAGCTCAAACAAGAAGCAGGTAGGCGTCGATTTTTAACAAACCCAACCACCAAGCAGCGATTTGAGGCTAGGTTTTTGAACTGGCCCGACAAAGATAGCAGAGACATCGTGCCGGTTATAAACATCCTGCCCTGGGCGGCTTATTTTGCCTACCCGGCTATTCAGTATACTATGCGAGTAAGCGGCGCGTTTTACCCCATGCCCGTAGTCTTGATTGCCTCGCTTGGCGCTAGCCGATCTTCCAAACTAAAACAACACCAGCATAGCAAGATAAAATCTGATCGCAGCTTCCATATTCTGGCAGATCTTATGCTCGAATCGCTAAAAGCCGAGGGGTTTAAGAAGATTCATTTGTCGGGCTACTCAATGGGTGGCGGGGTGGCTGCGGCGCTGGCGGCCAGAGCGCATGAGTATGGCATTGAGGTTGGGCTGGTTATGCTACCCGAACCAACCGGTCTACAAAACTTAACTCGAGCCGATTTGTGGCATGTGCTAACGGGTGGTGACCGCGACGACATGTATGGCTACATCGACAAGGCTGGCGAACTGCGGTTTACACAAAACAAGTTTCGACAAATTGGCATTAAACTTTATAACAATGGCTACCTTATAAGGCGGGCTAAGGCTCATCTCTCCACCTATCCGGCAGCCATAGCAAACCAGAACATCGACAAAGACTTGTTTAATGCATTAGATCACCAGCCACATATGAGGGCGGTCGTTCTGCTGGCGCGCGAAAGCTCAGTCTCGCCTTATTCGGTTAGTCTAGAGTTGCGTGATCAGATTAAATTGAAGGGTTATAGTAAACGTTGCAAGGTAGTCGAAATTGTCGATGCTCACCATGCCGTAAAAGAAAACAACGCCAAATTCTGCTGGCTGTTGCCATACTATATGGTGAACTTGTAA
- a CDS encoding ribonuclease H-like domain-containing protein, with the protein MQAKRLVFDIEMTGEDFDSFDEITQKDLAKKLPDKKLEPAKYKQALEDLKTNLVFSPLTGKIVAIGVYDIDAEKGAIYYDTDGNKAEESEDETFKYVPMSEAEMLVKFWALAEVTDEFISFFGRRADVPYMMIRSAINGIRPTRDLVSNRYNSTGIRSAKHVDLFDSLTFYGGAMYKGSLHRWCRAFGIDSPKGNGMSGADVEPAYRAGKYLDIAKYNSQDLIATAKLYHHWDQYLRERN; encoded by the coding sequence ATGCAAGCAAAACGACTAGTATTCGATATCGAGATGACAGGTGAGGACTTTGATAGTTTTGATGAGATTACTCAAAAAGACCTAGCCAAAAAACTACCAGATAAAAAACTTGAACCAGCTAAATACAAGCAAGCTTTAGAAGATCTTAAGACCAATCTAGTTTTTAGCCCCCTAACAGGTAAGATAGTAGCAATTGGGGTGTACGACATCGATGCCGAAAAAGGTGCTATTTACTACGATACCGATGGCAATAAGGCCGAAGAGTCTGAAGACGAGACTTTTAAATACGTGCCTATGAGCGAGGCTGAGATGCTGGTTAAATTCTGGGCATTGGCCGAAGTTACCGACGAGTTTATAAGCTTTTTTGGCCGCCGCGCCGATGTGCCCTATATGATGATCCGCTCAGCCATAAACGGCATTCGGCCTACGCGCGATCTGGTAAGCAATCGCTATAATTCAACCGGCATTCGTAGCGCTAAACATGTTGACTTGTTTGATAGCCTAACCTTTTACGGCGGGGCGATGTACAAGGGTAGCCTGCACCGTTGGTGCCGAGCCTTTGGTATTGACAGCCCTAAGGGCAATGGCATGAGTGGCGCCGATGTAGAACCAGCCTATCGAGCCGGCAAATACCTAGATATCGCCAAATACAACAGCCAAGATTTAATAGCTACCGCCAAGCTTTATCACCATTGGGATCAATATTTACGTGAAAGGAACTAA
- a CDS encoding peroxiredoxin: MSIEAGKKAPDFNLPDQDGKNHKLSDLKGNITLIYFYPKDETPGCTIQACSLRDNFELLQKDGVNVVGVSKDDVASHAKFSKHHKLPFPILADPDKKMIEAYEAWGERNLYGRKFMGTVRSAVLVGPKLTVLRHWPKISPLKTVPEVRKWLKQQTT; this comes from the coding sequence ATGAGCATAGAAGCCGGCAAAAAGGCGCCAGATTTTAACTTGCCTGACCAAGACGGTAAAAACCACAAGCTGAGCGATCTAAAAGGCAACATAACCTTAATTTACTTCTACCCCAAAGATGAAACACCCGGCTGTACCATCCAAGCTTGCAGCTTGCGAGATAATTTTGAACTCCTGCAAAAAGACGGTGTAAATGTGGTTGGTGTAAGTAAAGACGACGTAGCCAGCCACGCCAAGTTTTCGAAGCATCACAAGCTGCCGTTTCCAATATTGGCTGATCCAGATAAAAAAATGATTGAGGCTTACGAGGCCTGGGGCGAGCGCAATTTGTATGGCCGCAAATTTATGGGCACAGTGCGTTCGGCTGTGCTAGTGGGGCCAAAACTAACTGTATTAAGGCATTGGCCCAAGATTTCGCCGCTTAAGACTGTACCCGAAGTTCGAAAGTGGCTTAAACAGCAAACCACATAG
- a CDS encoding superoxide dismutase has protein sequence MSLEATPLKYKSLPGLSEKQLSEHHDVLYAGYVKKYNEIVEKLQTVDLDSTNGTYSNIRELQLEKSFALNGIKLHEYYFDNMTDKPNQCSGKVKELIEKQWGSVDKWAAEFSAMGIASRGWVVLGWNYDTEKLENYLCDMHNQGGVWNTQTLLVMDVYEHAYFLDYATARKDYVAAFMKLIDWDEVNTRATINHIGQ, from the coding sequence ATGAGCTTAGAAGCAACCCCCCTAAAATATAAGTCTTTACCTGGCTTAAGCGAAAAACAACTAAGCGAGCACCACGATGTGCTGTACGCCGGCTATGTTAAAAAATACAATGAGATTGTCGAAAAGCTTCAAACAGTTGATTTGGATAGTACCAATGGCACATATTCTAATATTCGAGAACTACAGCTCGAAAAGAGCTTTGCCTTAAACGGCATAAAACTGCACGAGTATTACTTCGACAACATGACAGATAAGCCGAACCAGTGTAGTGGCAAAGTTAAAGAGTTAATCGAAAAACAATGGGGTAGCGTCGATAAGTGGGCGGCTGAATTTTCGGCCATGGGTATTGCCTCGCGCGGTTGGGTGGTGCTTGGTTGGAACTACGATACTGAAAAACTCGAAAACTACCTTTGCGACATGCACAACCAGGGTGGGGTTTGGAACACTCAAACCTTACTAGTTATGGATGTCTATGAGCACGCCTATTTTCTGGACTACGCAACAGCTCGCAAGGATTATGTAGCGGCCTTTATGAAGTTAATTGATTGGGACGAGGTGAACACCCGAGCCACAATCAATCATATCGGTCAATAA
- a CDS encoding peroxiredoxin yields MLKLNQPAPDFTQPAYEKGLKEDYKEISLKDYRGKWVVLFFYPRDFTFVCPTEIQGFAKHEAEFKKANTVVLAASTDSVYSHKAWFERDLADVGFSVLADASHTLARDYEVLNELNGEAERGTFVIDPDGNLRYVVLSDSNVGRSVEETLRVVKALQTGGLCPMDWRPGDPNLKKD; encoded by the coding sequence ATGTTAAAACTTAATCAACCAGCACCAGACTTTACACAGCCGGCCTACGAAAAAGGCCTAAAGGAAGATTATAAAGAGATAAGCCTCAAGGACTATCGGGGTAAGTGGGTGGTGCTGTTCTTTTACCCACGCGACTTTACTTTTGTGTGCCCTACCGAGATTCAAGGCTTTGCCAAGCACGAAGCCGAGTTCAAAAAAGCCAACACTGTGGTTTTAGCGGCCAGCACTGATAGTGTATACAGCCATAAGGCGTGGTTTGAGCGTGATTTAGCTGACGTTGGGTTTTCGGTTTTGGCCGATGCCTCACATACACTGGCTCGTGACTACGAAGTTTTGAATGAACTTAACGGTGAGGCTGAGCGTGGCACCTTTGTGATCGACCCAGATGGCAATCTGCGTTATGTGGTGCTCTCTGATAGCAACGTTGGTCGTAGCGTCGAAGAGACTCTGCGTGTAGTCAAGGCTCTACAGACCGGGGGTTTATGCCCCATGGACTGGAGGCCAGGCGACCCAAATCTTAAAAAAGATTAA